From a region of the Lactuca sativa cultivar Salinas chromosome 4, Lsat_Salinas_v11, whole genome shotgun sequence genome:
- the LOC128133804 gene encoding uncharacterized protein LOC128133804: MQEGLPPRQNMLPGDGEMTSFYYMSFQEYVYGEGKAVPSPVRDHFRRQDESSSSMSSSGRSHGRGRGSGKHKLDELLKRVHALEQHVFMNQQKPTEVFVEEVNNDQFWNDIFFEDPTVSQRNYDEQVVQDEVMNKNNTTQNVFGDTQDDKVLEESNQYAGNKFDDDVFDVNDYSEVKEVIIVTLILY, encoded by the exons atgcag gaggggctaccaccaagacaaaacatgttaccgggtgatggtgagatgacatctttttattatatgtcatttcaagagtatgtatatggtgaagggaaagcagttccatccccagtacgggaccattttaggagacaagacgaatcttcgtctagtatgtcgtccAGTGGTCGCTCTCATGGTAGAGGTCGGGGCAGTGGGAAACACAAGCTAGACGAGTTGTTGAAACGGGTACATGCACTGGAGCAGCATGTGTTTATGAATCAACAAAAACCTACAGaggtttttgttgaagaagtgaataatGACCAATTTTGGAACGACATTTTTTTTGAGGACCCGACAGTGTCACAAAGAAATTATGATGAACAG gttgtgcaagatgaagtgatgaataaaaacaatacaactcaaaatgtttttggtgatactcaagacgacaag gtgttggaggagagtaatcagtatgcggggaacaaatttgatgatgatgtgtttgatgtaaacgattatagtgaagttaaagaggttattatagttacattaatattatattaa